The stretch of DNA TTTTTTCACTTCTAATACCGCAAGAAAAAGAAACTGCCCTTTCTGCACTTGAAAGAGTCGGGTTAGCAGATAAACTTTACGAAATAACAGCCACCTTGTCAGGCGGTGAACAGCAGCGTGTGGCAATGGCTAGATTAATGGTCCAGAACCCAGAAATCATTCTTGCAGACGAACCAGTAGCATCACTTGACCCTGCTCGTGCAGACGATGTGCTGTCTATATTGACAAAAATAGTTACAGAGGAAAATCAGACATTACTTGCTAGTCTGCATTCAGTTGAATACGCACGGAAATACTTTACGAGAATCATTTCTCTTAAAAATGGCGAAATCTTTTTTGATTTGCCAACTGAAAAAGTAAGTGATGAACTGATAAATGAGCTTTATCAGCTAAAGGAGCAAGAGTAAAATGATGAAGTTGCTCCCCTCCCTTCAATTGCATAAAAGATTCATCCTTACTTTACTGTTGCTTGCGGTTTT from Neobacillus sp. CF12 encodes:
- a CDS encoding phosphonate ABC transporter ATP-binding protein — translated: MSSKTMIEAKNISKHFERKIALSSLSFSIKQGELVALIGPSGAGKTTLLNSIAGLIPLQSGELLIDSLPLTEYKRGKVFAKKIGVIRQQFDLIGPLAVIHNVLAGKLSEWGLIKSLFSLLIPQEKETALSALERVGLADKLYEITATLSGGEQQRVAMARLMVQNPEIILADEPVASLDPARADDVLSILTKIVTEENQTLLASLHSVEYARKYFTRIISLKNGEIFFDLPTEKVSDELINELYQLKEQE